TGACAGATGCCTCAGTCCATAAGTGCTGATAGTCTTCTTCTGTTTTGATAACCTGTACTCCTTTTCCGTCATAACCTCCTGTATTCATTTTCTGAACAAACGGCAATGGTATGATAATTTTTTCATCACTATTCCACACTACCTGAAATTCTGGGCTTGGGATATCATGAGTTTTATAAAATTCTTTCTGAAGGATCTTTTGCTGGATTGTTTTGATGATGTTGGCATTGGGAACAACTCTTATTCCTTGTTTTTCAAGTTCTGCCAATGCATCAGCATTTACGTGTTCTATTTCAATGGTTACAACATCTTTATCTTTTCCAAAGTTCAGAACCGTATCATAGTCATTAAAATTTCCCTGCGTAAAATACGAGATATTATGACATGGCGCATCAGAAGCCGGATCCAGTGTATAAAACTCATCGTCATACTTCAGTGCACTTTGTATCAGCATTCTTCCCAGCTGTCCGCCTCCCAGAATTCCTATTTTCATTTTTTATTTTTATTAGATTTACTTCTTATTGAATTTTATCGATTTTTAAATACCCAAGCCCCATCGGGTTCTCCTGATTTTCTGCATCAGATTTTTTAAGAACGATCGTATATTTTTCTTTCATATAGGCAGGAAGAATATCACTCACATTGAAAATATCATCAATATCCACTCCATGCTTATCATCAATATGGCTTACAGCACCTTCAAATCCCATCGTCTGATAAAATTCGGTAGCTTTTGCCCTTTTTACAATTTCCCCCATAGACTGCCCCACCATTAAGTGTTGCTCATGGAATTCCTCAAAGAAACCAGGTTTATACCCTCCCAAATTGAGGAAAAACAATTGATCTTCTGAAGATTTTTCTCCTTTCTCTACAATCTTCACTTCATAACCATCAGCAAATTTTACTTCCTGGTAACAGTCCAGATGAATTTTACCTTCTGCTTCCTTCCAAAACTCTTTCATATCCGGAATCAAATCTTTAAGATTCTCTGCTATTCCGAAGAAAACATCGTGCTGCTCAATATTTCTTCCTTTAGGAGTTGCCCCAAGGATGACATAAAATAATTTCATTACATTTTTCATGCATGCAAAAATACGTTAAATTTATCTTTTTCAAATGTTTGGCAGACTACTACAATAACTTTATATTTGTAACATTATTTGTAGTATGTCAGAAATCATCATACTCTTCCTTGGCGCAATTTCCGCTGGTCTTTTAGGTTCACTTACGGGTTTAGGAGGAGGAGTTATTATCATTCCTTTATTAACGCTGGGTTTTGGCGTTCCAATGCATTATGCTATCGGTGCTTCACTTATCTCTGTGATCGGTACCTCTTCCGGCGCGGCTGTAGCTTTCGTCAAAGAAGGTTTTACCAACATGAGAATCGGGATGTTTCTCGAAATTGCCACCACAGCAGGAGCCATTGTGGGTGCCTTAGTTTCGGGAATGCTTAACCCTAATACAATCGGAATTATTTTCGCAAGTATTCTTCTTCTTACGGTTATTTTGAATCTTAAAGGTAAACCGGATCACCAGGAGCCTTTGGTAAAAGGAAGCCTGGAAGAAAAGCTGAAATTATACGGAACATTCCCTGATAAAGGAGTATTGAAAAACTATTCTGCACGA
The window above is part of the Chryseobacterium sp. MA9 genome. Proteins encoded here:
- a CDS encoding DUF1543 domain-containing protein, whose protein sequence is MKLFYVILGATPKGRNIEQHDVFFGIAENLKDLIPDMKEFWKEAEGKIHLDCYQEVKFADGYEVKIVEKGEKSSEDQLFFLNLGGYKPGFFEEFHEQHLMVGQSMGEIVKRAKATEFYQTMGFEGAVSHIDDKHGVDIDDIFNVSDILPAYMKEKYTIVLKKSDAENQENPMGLGYLKIDKIQ
- a CDS encoding sulfite exporter TauE/SafE family protein, with the translated sequence MSEIIILFLGAISAGLLGSLTGLGGGVIIIPLLTLGFGVPMHYAIGASLISVIGTSSGAAVAFVKEGFTNMRIGMFLEIATTAGAIVGALVSGMLNPNTIGIIFASILLLTVILNLKGKPDHQEPLVKGSLEEKLKLYGTFPDKGVLKNYSARNTVPGFLMMMFAGAMSGLLGIGSGALKVLAMDNMMKLPFKVSTTTSNFMIGVTAVASALIYFQRGEIIPVIVAPVLIGVVIGSFIGSKTLMVSKTKKLKVFFAIVITILSIYMMYNGINKSFR